In Clostridium sp. DL-VIII, the following proteins share a genomic window:
- a CDS encoding FAD-binding oxidoreductase — MAEYNKLTEELISKLQEAAPGHILTGADINDDYSHDEMPIYGKVAPQVVFMAHSTEEVAAVVKICNENKIPVTPRGAGTGLTGGAVPLLGGVLIDITKMNKIISYDLENFVVHVEAGVLLNDLAEDCLKQGLLYAPDPGEKFACLGGNVATNAGGMRAVKYGATRDYVRAMTVVLPTGEITKFGATVSKTSSGYSLLNLMIGSEGTLGIITELTLKVMPAPKVVASLIIPFENLDDCISTVPKFRMEHMNPQAIEFMEREIVLSSERYIGKSVFPQVIDGVTANAYLLVTIDAGNEDELNNLIEQASEIVLEAGAIDVLVADTPAKIKDAWAARSSFLEAIMAETKLLDECDVVVPVNKIAPYLAFVNKTGEECGLTIKSFGHAGDGNLHIYQCSNDLEEEEFKTRVDKFFKIIYEEAIKCGGLVSGEHGIGSGKMSYLADSVGEVNMELMKGIKKVFDPNSIMNPGKVCHTIQ; from the coding sequence ATGGCTGAGTATAATAAATTAACAGAAGAATTAATCTCAAAATTACAGGAGGCAGCTCCAGGGCATATTTTAACAGGTGCTGATATAAATGACGACTATAGTCACGATGAAATGCCTATCTACGGAAAAGTAGCTCCACAAGTTGTGTTTATGGCGCATTCTACAGAAGAAGTTGCTGCAGTAGTAAAAATATGTAATGAAAATAAAATACCAGTAACTCCAAGAGGAGCAGGCACAGGACTTACAGGTGGAGCAGTTCCACTACTTGGAGGAGTTTTGATTGATATTACAAAAATGAACAAAATAATTTCTTATGATTTAGAAAATTTTGTTGTTCATGTAGAAGCTGGAGTTCTATTAAATGACCTTGCAGAGGATTGTTTAAAACAAGGATTATTATATGCTCCAGACCCAGGTGAAAAATTTGCTTGTTTAGGTGGAAATGTTGCAACAAATGCTGGTGGAATGAGAGCCGTTAAATACGGTGCAACACGTGATTATGTACGTGCGATGACAGTTGTTCTTCCAACAGGAGAAATCACTAAATTTGGTGCTACAGTATCAAAAACAAGCTCAGGTTATAGCCTTTTAAATCTAATGATTGGTTCAGAAGGTACACTTGGAATTATTACAGAACTTACATTGAAAGTAATGCCAGCGCCAAAGGTAGTAGCAAGTTTAATTATTCCTTTTGAAAATTTAGATGATTGTATTTCTACTGTTCCAAAATTTAGAATGGAACACATGAATCCACAAGCGATAGAATTCATGGAAAGAGAAATTGTTTTATCTAGTGAAAGATATATTGGAAAGAGCGTATTCCCACAAGTAATTGATGGAGTTACCGCAAATGCTTATTTACTTGTTACTATAGATGCAGGTAATGAAGATGAATTAAATAATCTTATTGAGCAAGCAAGTGAAATAGTATTAGAAGCTGGAGCAATTGATGTTCTTGTAGCTGATACACCTGCAAAAATAAAAGATGCATGGGCTGCACGTTCAAGTTTCTTAGAAGCTATTATGGCAGAAACAAAATTGTTAGATGAATGTGATGTTGTAGTTCCAGTAAATAAAATCGCTCCGTATCTTGCTTTTGTAAATAAAACTGGTGAAGAGTGTGGATTAACTATTAAGAGTTTTGGACATGCAGGAGATGGAAATCTTCACATATACCAATGTAGTAACGATTTAGAAGAAGAAGAATTCAAAACAAGAGTTGATAAATTCTTCAAGATCATTTACGAAGAAGCAATCAAATGCGGTGGACTTGTTTCAGGAGAACATGGAATTGGAAGTGGAAAGATGAGCTACTTAGCTGATAGTGTTGGAGAAGTAAATATGGAATTAATGAAAGGCATTAAAAAAGTGTTTGATCCAAATTCTATCATGAATCCAGGTAAGGTATGCCATACTATCCAAT
- a CDS encoding L-lactate permease gives MLFFKFLMAILPILWLIIALSGLKMPGYKACSIALVLTMFLAIFFWKLNVVYAATGVLEGILNALWPICLVIIAALFTYNLILRTGAMDFIKEMLAGVSVDKRVLTLIIGWGFGNFMEGMAGFGTAVAIPASMLAGLGLNPFSAVLACLVANTTPTAFGSVGIPLVTVSAVTGVGAGAIAASTAIIESLLIFISPFIMVCIVGGGIKALKGIFAITLVAALSFTIPAYITATLLGPELPDIVGSICCMVCTSVAAKVFNKKPQDEYCIKVNNAKEAITLSFGKAIKAWCPFILIFIMLMATSTLVPLLHNAIAVFKTSAVVYAGKGGSTLTFSWINTPGIIIFIAAIIGGLVQGAKVSLMFEVLLNTLKANWKTIVTICAVMSTAKVMGYSGMISDIASLLVVVTGGAYPLISPLIGAIGGFVTGSGTSTSVLFGGLQVQTAQNLGLSGAWMAAANTLGAGIGKMICPQSIAIGASAIDKSGSESKILRSAFKYFVCYVVIAGIICFIGTL, from the coding sequence ATGCTGTTTTTTAAATTTTTAATGGCCATATTACCAATCCTTTGGCTCATAATTGCACTTAGCGGATTAAAGATGCCAGGTTATAAAGCCTGCTCTATTGCACTTGTTCTTACAATGTTTTTAGCTATTTTTTTCTGGAAATTAAATGTGGTTTATGCTGCGACAGGGGTATTAGAAGGAATACTTAACGCATTGTGGCCGATCTGTCTAGTTATTATTGCAGCTTTGTTTACGTATAATTTAATTTTACGTACAGGTGCGATGGATTTCATAAAAGAAATGTTAGCTGGAGTTTCTGTGGATAAAAGGGTTTTAACATTAATTATTGGATGGGGATTTGGGAATTTTATGGAAGGTATGGCTGGCTTCGGCACAGCGGTTGCTATTCCAGCGTCTATGCTTGCTGGTCTTGGATTAAATCCATTTTCAGCAGTTCTAGCTTGTTTGGTTGCTAACACTACTCCAACTGCGTTTGGATCAGTAGGAATACCTCTAGTAACAGTTTCTGCAGTAACAGGGGTTGGAGCTGGCGCAATAGCCGCAAGTACGGCAATAATCGAATCGCTTCTTATCTTTATCAGTCCATTTATTATGGTTTGCATTGTAGGTGGTGGAATAAAGGCATTAAAAGGCATATTTGCTATTACATTAGTTGCTGCATTATCATTTACAATACCTGCTTATATTACAGCAACTTTACTTGGACCAGAATTACCGGATATAGTAGGATCTATTTGCTGTATGGTGTGTACAAGTGTTGCAGCAAAAGTATTTAATAAAAAACCTCAAGATGAATATTGCATTAAAGTTAATAATGCAAAAGAAGCAATAACTTTATCATTTGGTAAAGCAATAAAAGCATGGTGTCCATTTATTTTGATATTCATAATGTTAATGGCTACATCAACATTAGTTCCACTACTTCATAATGCTATTGCAGTATTTAAGACTAGTGCAGTTGTATATGCTGGAAAAGGTGGAAGCACGTTAACTTTTAGTTGGATTAATACACCAGGTATTATTATCTTTATTGCTGCAATTATTGGCGGTCTTGTTCAAGGAGCAAAAGTATCACTGATGTTTGAGGTATTACTTAATACATTAAAAGCAAACTGGAAAACAATTGTTACAATTTGTGCGGTTATGTCAACAGCAAAGGTAATGGGTTATAGTGGAATGATTTCAGATATTGCAAGTCTTTTAGTTGTAGTTACAGGAGGAGCATATCCGTTAATTTCCCCATTAATTGGTGCCATTGGAGGGTTTGTCACAGGTTCGGGCACATCAACCAGTGTTTTATTTGGAGGATTACAAGTACAAACAGCACAAAATCTTGGACTTTCTGGAGCATGGATGGCGGCAGCAAATACTCTTGGAGCTGGTATCGGAAAGATGATTTGCCCTCAAAGCATTGCAATTGGCGCAAGTGCAATTGATAAGTCAGGTTCGGAAAGTAAAATTTTAAGAAGTGCATTTAAGTATTTTGTATGTTACGTAGTTATTGCTGGAATAATATGTTTTATAGGCACACTTTAA
- a CDS encoding electron transfer flavoprotein subunit alpha/FixB family protein encodes MKALLFIETDGEKVLGGSLELISAVKALDAEAAALIVGSRAASETVADLGIPVIFIDAATDCDTLTEVLSETVKEQNPDIILLANTTAAKDIAPRIAGRMSLGCVSDVIGMNKTDDKVIYTRPAYGGTILEHIEVDGTAVVTVRNGSFPKPEAASNAGVTEKKIEISADAIKAKIIDTVKEISESVNLEEAEVIVSGGRGMGNAENFKLVEELASVLGGVVGATRPAIEDGWISRAHQVGQSGKIVAPKLYIACGISGATQHTSGMTGSGYIVAINKDEEAPIFEIANVSIVGNVTEILPVMIEEMKKVKAE; translated from the coding sequence ATGAAAGCATTATTGTTTATTGAAACAGATGGAGAAAAAGTACTAGGTGGAAGTCTCGAACTTATTAGCGCAGTAAAGGCATTAGATGCGGAAGCAGCAGCTCTTATAGTAGGCAGCAGGGCAGCTTCAGAAACAGTGGCAGATTTGGGGATTCCAGTTATTTTTATAGATGCTGCTACAGATTGTGATACATTAACAGAAGTATTATCAGAAACTGTTAAAGAACAAAACCCAGATATTATTTTATTAGCAAACACAACAGCAGCTAAAGACATTGCACCACGTATTGCGGGACGTATGAGTTTAGGATGCGTAAGTGATGTAATAGGAATGAATAAAACTGACGACAAAGTTATATATACTAGACCAGCTTATGGTGGAACAATTTTAGAACATATTGAAGTAGATGGTACAGCTGTAGTTACAGTTAGAAATGGAAGTTTTCCAAAACCAGAAGCTGCTTCAAATGCAGGAGTTACAGAAAAGAAGATAGAAATTTCAGCTGATGCCATTAAGGCAAAAATTATTGATACAGTAAAAGAAATTTCTGAATCAGTTAATTTAGAAGAGGCTGAGGTTATTGTTTCTGGTGGACGTGGAATGGGAAATGCAGAAAATTTCAAACTTGTTGAAGAATTAGCTAGTGTGCTTGGTGGTGTAGTTGGTGCAACAAGACCAGCTATTGAGGATGGATGGATTTCTCGTGCACATCAAGTTGGACAATCAGGAAAGATTGTAGCACCAAAACTTTATATTGCATGTGGTATTTCTGGAGCAACACAACATACATCTGGAATGACAGGTTCTGGTTATATTGTGGCAATTAATAAAGATGAGGAAGCTCCAATTTTTGAAATTGCTAATGTAAGTATTGTTGGAAATGTAACAGAGATTCTTCCAGTTATGATTGAAGAAATGAAAAAAGTAAAAGCAGAGTAA
- a CDS encoding electron transfer flavoprotein subunit beta/FixA family protein translates to MNILLCVKQVPDDSIEIHLDNEKKKPNLNGVSLVANAFDTYALELAVRFVEANGGMVSVLTVGADDSLNTLKNCLAVGAKEAFFVKDDLYADLDAMGTAEVLADAIHKIEKDKGEKFDLILCGKESTDEITGQVGAMLAEKLKTGFISSAIEIALKDNGMEVHQETEEGYNLVSLESPAVITVSKPDYDPRYPTIKTKMASRKAVIPTYSAAEIGEVKQAKVHCIQYVAPPKKEAGIKIQEKDAAISVSAVIEQMKKDKAI, encoded by the coding sequence ATGAATATTCTGTTATGTGTGAAGCAGGTTCCGGATGATTCCATTGAAATTCATTTGGATAATGAGAAGAAAAAACCTAATCTAAATGGAGTAAGTTTGGTAGCAAATGCATTTGATACGTATGCATTAGAGCTAGCAGTTCGTTTTGTTGAGGCTAATGGTGGAATGGTTAGTGTATTAACTGTTGGAGCTGATGATTCTTTAAACACATTAAAAAATTGTCTTGCTGTAGGAGCTAAAGAAGCATTCTTTGTAAAAGATGATTTATATGCAGATTTAGATGCTATGGGAACAGCTGAAGTCTTGGCAGATGCTATTCATAAAATTGAAAAGGACAAGGGTGAAAAATTTGATTTAATTCTTTGTGGAAAGGAATCTACAGATGAAATTACTGGTCAAGTAGGAGCTATGCTTGCTGAAAAATTAAAAACAGGTTTTATTAGCAGCGCAATTGAAATAGCTTTGAAAGATAATGGAATGGAAGTTCATCAAGAAACTGAAGAAGGATATAATTTAGTTTCTTTAGAATCTCCAGCTGTAATCACAGTAAGTAAACCAGATTATGATCCACGTTATCCTACTATTAAAACTAAGATGGCAAGCCGTAAGGCGGTAATTCCAACTTATTCAGCAGCAGAAATTGGAGAGGTAAAACAAGCAAAAGTACATTGCATTCAATATGTTGCACCTCCTAAGAAAGAGGCTGGTATCAAAATTCAAGAGAAAGATGCTGCAATTTCAGTAAGTGCTGTTATAGAGCAAATGAAAAAAGATAAAGCAATCTAA
- a CDS encoding AraC family transcriptional regulator, producing the protein MPQVDRHKNRTVYIEFIANENFINLPYRDRLTITFITSGSMHLQLNDSSIKIAAPSILCLSMEDKIQVLEKCNVASQSFCFHPEFFNTAHFSETNGYLSTNLKIKRGLSLFKKDNINTGVYTAIEKAYPKLYEWFFIMGTEVYAQSDSLWVCRIKKYLIQILGLLEEFNHHSEKLPVNLALEYIYINYSDKITLEDLTRYAHLNRVSLNRMFQDLYGCTAIGYLISYRLKVAEDLLTHTDMSLNEIANATGFEYDTYFIKQFTAKKDITPTEFRKASREFSKQQ; encoded by the coding sequence ATGCCACAGGTGGATCGTCACAAGAATAGAACTGTATATATTGAATTTATTGCAAATGAAAATTTTATAAATCTTCCTTATAGGGATCGTTTAACTATAACTTTTATTACGAGTGGAAGTATGCATTTACAATTGAATGATAGTTCTATAAAAATTGCAGCTCCAAGTATCCTTTGTTTATCGATGGAGGATAAAATACAAGTTCTTGAAAAGTGTAATGTAGCTTCTCAATCATTTTGTTTTCATCCTGAATTTTTTAATACAGCTCATTTTTCAGAAACTAATGGCTATCTGTCAACTAATCTAAAGATAAAAAGAGGTCTTTCACTTTTTAAAAAGGATAATATTAATACTGGGGTATATACTGCAATTGAGAAAGCCTATCCAAAATTATATGAGTGGTTTTTTATTATGGGAACTGAAGTATATGCACAGAGTGATTCTCTTTGGGTGTGCAGAATAAAAAAGTATTTAATACAAATCCTTGGTTTACTTGAGGAGTTTAACCACCATAGCGAAAAATTGCCTGTTAACTTAGCCTTAGAATATATATACATAAACTATTCTGATAAAATAACTTTAGAAGATTTAACAAGATATGCTCATTTGAATCGAGTGTCATTAAATAGAATGTTTCAAGATTTATATGGATGTACAGCAATAGGATACTTGATTTCATATCGCTTAAAAGTAGCTGAAGATCTTTTGACTCATACAGATATGAGTTTAAATGAAATTGCAAATGCTACTGGATTTGAGTATGATACATATTTTATAAAACAATTTACTGCTAAGAAAGACATAACACCAACAGAATTTAGGAAGGCTTCGCGGGAGTTTTCAAAACAGCAATAA
- a CDS encoding epoxide hydrolase family protein has product MSIEKFNIQVSDEVLNDLKYRLSHVRWPDQIEGSDWERGTDINYLKSLVSYWKDEFDWRAQEKELNRFSNFRCNVDGIDIHFIHEKGKGPNPTPIILTHGWPDSFIRYQKIIPLLTDPASYGGDPKDSFDVIVPSLPGFGFSSASKHSGMNNYSVSELWVKLMTEKLGYSKFAAAGGDMGSGVTRYLALNHPELLIGIHLTDIGIIRNLTASQNESELSEEELQYEKNASEWVSNEGGYMSIQSTKPQTIAYGLSDSPVGLAAWIIEKFRGWSDCNGDLNKSFSKDELLTNIMIYWITNTIRSSANAYYENVHSLPPMGHIDVPTGIALFPADVLLPPKKWAMNHLNVTRWTTMPRGGHFTAMEDPEPLAEEIRSFFKAYR; this is encoded by the coding sequence ATGTCTATTGAAAAATTCAATATCCAAGTATCTGATGAGGTACTTAATGATTTAAAATACAGGCTCTCGCATGTACGCTGGCCTGATCAAATAGAAGGCTCAGATTGGGAGCGAGGTACTGACATAAATTATTTAAAATCACTTGTTTCATATTGGAAGGATGAATTTGACTGGCGTGCACAAGAAAAAGAATTAAATCGTTTTTCTAATTTTCGCTGTAATGTGGATGGGATAGATATTCACTTCATACACGAAAAAGGTAAAGGACCTAATCCAACACCAATTATACTTACTCATGGATGGCCTGATAGTTTCATTCGTTATCAAAAGATTATCCCCCTTCTTACTGATCCTGCAAGTTATGGAGGTGATCCTAAAGACTCTTTTGATGTAATCGTCCCTTCACTACCTGGCTTTGGTTTTTCTAGTGCTTCAAAACATAGTGGCATGAACAATTATAGTGTTTCTGAGCTTTGGGTTAAACTAATGACAGAAAAGCTTGGCTATAGTAAATTCGCTGCTGCAGGAGGAGATATGGGTTCAGGGGTTACAAGATACTTGGCACTAAACCATCCAGAACTTCTAATAGGAATCCATCTAACAGATATCGGTATTATTAGAAATCTTACGGCTTCTCAGAATGAGTCAGAACTTTCAGAGGAGGAATTACAATATGAGAAAAATGCCTCTGAATGGGTTTCAAATGAGGGAGGTTATATGTCTATTCAATCTACAAAACCTCAAACCATCGCCTACGGACTTTCTGACTCACCTGTAGGTTTGGCTGCATGGATTATAGAAAAATTCCGTGGCTGGAGTGATTGTAATGGTGATTTAAATAAAAGCTTTAGTAAAGATGAACTTCTCACTAATATAATGATCTACTGGATCACAAATACTATACGCTCATCAGCAAATGCATATTATGAAAATGTACATTCATTACCACCAATGGGACACATAGATGTACCAACAGGTATAGCCCTTTTCCCAGCTGATGTATTGCTGCCACCCAAAAAATGGGCTATGAATCATTTAAATGTCACTCGATGGACTACAATGCCTAGGGGTGGACATTTTACTGCTATGGAAGATCCTGAACCTCTCGCTGAAGAAATTCGCTCATTCTTTAAAGCTTATAGATAA
- a CDS encoding TetR/AcrR family transcriptional regulator — MINLDKISLDKEIILDATEEVIRRFGPDKANITDVAKSLKVSHAAIYRYYNGKTALWNAVTERWLTHLHAPSNDILKEDSPADVKLSNLLESFVEAKHHSSINDPEMFANYIKLAQSSMEVIEKSKEEGINCIEKIIVQGITEGIFFTESPCQEARAVYLATSVFIYPSSFEDPDRKQNIQSVVKLLIRGLKNPNI, encoded by the coding sequence GTGATAAATTTGGATAAGATCTCCTTAGATAAAGAAATAATTCTTGATGCAACAGAAGAAGTCATTCGCCGTTTCGGACCAGATAAAGCGAATATCACTGATGTAGCAAAATCATTGAAAGTAAGCCACGCTGCTATTTATAGATATTATAATGGAAAAACAGCCCTATGGAATGCTGTTACTGAGCGTTGGCTTACGCATTTGCATGCTCCGTCAAATGACATATTAAAAGAAGATAGTCCTGCAGATGTTAAACTTAGTAATTTACTAGAAAGCTTTGTTGAGGCTAAACATCACAGTTCTATCAATGATCCGGAAATGTTTGCAAATTACATAAAATTAGCACAAAGCTCAATGGAAGTGATAGAGAAGAGCAAAGAAGAGGGAATTAACTGTATTGAAAAGATTATAGTACAAGGAATTACAGAAGGCATATTTTTTACAGAATCCCCTTGTCAAGAGGCAAGAGCAGTATATCTTGCAACAAGTGTTTTTATATATCCAAGCTCATTTGAAGATCCAGATCGAAAACAAAACATACAATCTGTTGTAAAGCTTCTAATAAGAGGACTTAAAAATCCTAATATATGA
- a CDS encoding SDR family oxidoreductase, producing the protein MRIFVTGATGFIGSKIVEELLGAGHEVIGLARSDSSAASLTAAGATAHRGSLDDLESLRSGASSADGVIHAAFDHDNFITNFAACCETDRRAIDALGSALAGSNKPLVVTFGTAGIKPGFLLTEDDKASSSLTAGPRTASETLTLSLASKGVRASVVRPAPIVYGDGERYGLVTMLIEIARNKGFSAYVGDGSNRWPAVHRLDAAKLYRLALEQAPAGSIFHAVANEGIPFKEIAEAIGRRLNLPVKSISSEESVNHLGGPLGQLIAADIPASNALTQERLGWQPTHFELIQNIAME; encoded by the coding sequence ATGCGTATTTTTGTTACAGGCGCTACAGGATTTATAGGCTCTAAAATCGTTGAAGAACTACTTGGTGCAGGACATGAGGTAATAGGTCTTGCTAGGTCAGATTCATCAGCTGCGTCGCTTACTGCTGCTGGAGCTACAGCTCATCGTGGATCTTTGGATGATCTAGAAAGCCTTCGCAGTGGAGCGTCTTCAGCAGACGGCGTAATTCATGCAGCTTTTGATCATGACAATTTTATTACAAATTTTGCTGCTTGCTGTGAAACTGATCGCCGCGCTATAGATGCACTCGGCAGTGCACTTGCAGGATCCAATAAACCATTAGTGGTGACATTTGGAACTGCCGGCATCAAGCCTGGCTTCTTACTAACAGAAGATGATAAGGCTAGTTCAAGCTTAACTGCAGGTCCTCGAACTGCTTCAGAAACATTGACACTTTCACTGGCATCTAAAGGTGTACGTGCTTCAGTAGTTCGTCCTGCTCCGATAGTATATGGTGATGGTGAACGATATGGCTTAGTTACTATGCTTATTGAAATAGCTCGCAACAAAGGCTTTTCAGCTTATGTAGGCGATGGTTCAAATCGCTGGCCAGCTGTTCACAGACTTGATGCTGCTAAGCTTTACAGACTAGCACTAGAACAAGCACCAGCTGGGTCAATATTTCATGCAGTAGCAAATGAGGGAATACCTTTTAAAGAAATCGCGGAAGCTATCGGCCGTCGCCTTAACCTGCCAGTTAAATCTATCTCCTCAGAGGAATCAGTTAATCATTTGGGAGGACCTCTAGGTCAGCTTATTGCTGCAGATATTCCTGCATCCAACGCTTTAACTCAAGAAAGACTTGGATGGCAGCCTACGCATTTTGAACTAATTCAGAATATTGCCATGGAGTAG